One window from the genome of Malus domestica chromosome 01, GDT2T_hap1 encodes:
- the LOC103448221 gene encoding probable beta-D-xylosidase 6, with protein sequence MPHHWKSLFLLLLQLLNLCSTKSQPFTSSSSSSSNPHLQFPCKPPHHSSYPFCNNSLPIPTRAQSLISLLTLQEKIQQLSNSASAIPRLGIPPYEWWSESLHGIATNGPGVSFNGTIPSATSFPQVIVTAAAFNRTLWFSVGAAIAVEARAMYNFGQAGLTFWAPNINIFRDPRWGRGQETPGEDPMVASAYAVEFVKGFQGGGIRDGGLGARRVLESDESGDSLMLSACCKHFTAYDLESWRNFSRYSFNAVVSEQDLEDTYQPPFRSCIQQGKASCLMCSYNAVNGVPACAQKDLLDKARNEWGFKGYITSDCDAVATVFEYQNYTKSPEDAVADVLKAGTDIDCGTYLLRNTLSTIKQGKVQEEDIDKALLNLFSVQLRLGLFNGDPRKGKFGSLGAQDVCTSEHKTLALEAARQGIVLLKNDKKFLPLKRGVDFSLAVIGPLANNSSLLGGDYTGIPCNPKSPFEGLQEYSTRTSYVAGCQDVPCLSDAGFEKAIYAAKKADFVVIVVGIDASQEREDHDRVSLLLPGKQMALVSSVAAASKEPVILVLAGGGPLDVTFAKEDLRIASILWIGYPGEAGGRALAEVIFGDFNPGGRLPMTWYPESFTNVPMNDMNMRADPSLGYPGRTYRFYTGDRIYGFGHGLSYSSFTYNIVSAPKKLSLSKPFKVDLSRNVLHQPGDVLDHLHIDEVTSCESLRFLVEIAVKNNGDMDGGHSVMLFSRVPKVVKGVPVRQLIGFNRVYTFSNQYTTASILVDPCTHLSFADEHGERILPLGEHVLMVGDIQHFVSVEIN encoded by the exons ATGCCTCATCACTGGAAatccctcttcctcctcctcctacaACTCCTCAACCTCTGCTCCACCAAATCCCAGCCAttcacatcatcatcatcatcatcatcaaatccCCACCTTCAATTCCCATGCAAGCCACCCCACCACAGCTCCTACCCTTTCTGCAACAACTCCCTCCCGATCCCCACCAGAGCTCAGTCCTTAATTTCCCTCCTTACCCTCCAAGAAAAGATCCAACAGCTCTCAAACAGCGCCTCTGCAATCCCCAGACTTGGCATCCCACCCTACGAATGGTGGTCCGAGTCCCTCCATGGCATAGCCACCAACGGCCCTGGTGTCTCTTTCAATGGCACCATCCCTTCAGCCACAAGCTTCCCACAAGTGATTGTCACAGCAGCTGCTTTCAACAGGACTCTCTGGTTCTCCGTCGGGGCAGCCATTGCTGTTGAGGCCAGAGCAATGTACAATTTTGGGCAAGCTGGGTTGACTTTTTGGGCACCCAATATCAATATCTTTAGGGACCCCAGATGGGGGAGGGGCCAGGAGACCCCTGGGGAGGACCCCATGGTTGCTTCTGCTTATGCTGTTGAGTTTGTGAAGGGTTTTCAGGGTGGGGGAATTAGAGATGGTGGGCTTGGAGCGAGGAGAGTGTTGGAAAGTGATGAGAGTGGTGATAGTTTAATGCTCTCTGCTTGTTGCAAGCATTTCACTGCTTATGATTTGGAGTCGTGGAGGAATTTCAGTAGATATAGCTTCAATGCTGTG GTTTCAGAACAAGATTTGGAGGATACATATCAGCCGCCTTTTCGAAGTTGTATACAACAAGGTAAAGCTAGCTGCTTAATGTGTTCTTACAATGCAGTAAATGGGGTTCCTGCTTGTGCACAGAAAGATCTCTTGGATAAGGCTCGGAACGAGTGGGGATTCAAAGG ATATATCACCTCAGACTGTGATGCTGTGGCCACAGTGTTTGAATATCAGAACTACACAAAAAGTCCTGAGGACGCAGTTGCTGATGTTCTTAAAGCAG GGACGGATATTGATTGTGGCACGTACTTGCTTCGAAATACTCTATCTACAATCAAACAAGGGAAGGTGCAAGAGGAAGACATAGACAAGGCGCTTCTAAATCTTTTCTCTGTTCAACTCCGTCTTGGGTTATTTAATGGAGATCCCAGAAAAGGGAAATTTGGTAGTTTGGGAGCTCAGGATGTCTGTACCTCAGAGCATAAGACGTTGGCACTTGAGGCGGCAAGGCAGGGAATTGTGCTCCTAAAAAATGATAAGAAGTTTTTGCCTTTAAAAAGGGGTGTTGATTTTTCCTTGGCTGTCATTGGTCCATTGGCAAACAATTCAAGTTTGCTGGGTGGGGATTACACAG GAATTCCCTGCAACCCAAAGAGTCCTTTTGAGGGTCTTCAAGAGTACTCAACTAGAACATCTTATGTAGCTGGCTGCCAGGATGTACCATGTTTGTCTGATGCTGGGTTCGAAAAAGCAATTTATGCTGCAAAAAAAGCTGATTTTGTTGTTATAGTTGTTGGTATTGATGCATCACAAGAAAGAGAAGATCACGATCGAGTTAGTCTTCTCTTACCTGGTAAACAGATGGCCCTTGTATCTTCTGTGGCTGCTGCAAGCAAAGAACCAGTGATTCTAGTTCTTGCTGGCGGTGGACCACTTGATGTAACATTTGCCAAAGAAGATCTCCGAATTGCAAGCATTCTTTGGATTGGGTACCCTGGGGAAGCTGGCGGGAGAGCACTAGCAGAAGTCATCTTTGGAGATTTTAATCCAG GTGGAAGGCTGCCTATGACTTGGTATCCTGAGTCATTCACCAATGTACCAATGAATGATATGAACATGAGGGCTGATCCTTCTTTAGGTTACCCCGGAAGAACATACCGGTTTTACACTGGGGACAGGATATATGGATTCGGGCACGGGTTAAGCTATAGTAGTTTCACTTACAATATCGTCTCAGCGCCAAAAAAGTTAAGCTTATCAAAACCCTTCAAGGTAGATTTGAGTAGAAATGTACTACACCAACCAGGAGATGTACTTGACCATTTACACATTGATGAGGTAACGTCGTGTGAATCTTTGAGATTCTTGGTTGAAATCGCTGTGAAGAATAACGGAGACATGGATGGAGGCCATAGTGTGATGTTGTTCTCCAGAGTGCCAAAAGTTGTCAAGGGTGTTCCAGTACGACAGCTGATCGGATTTAACCGTGTGTATACGTTTTCAAACCAATATACTACAGCATCCATTCTAGTTGATCCCTGTACACATCTAAGCTTTGCAGATGAGCATGGGGAAAGGATATTGCCATTGGGTGAACATGTGTTAATGGTAGGAGATATACAACACTTTGTCTCGgttgaaattaattaa
- the LOC139197231 gene encoding uncharacterized protein codes for MVEKRRRTRRSKFGRKPAAGKFSPASPRIMPPRREHRESRRTPEPNFPDITQLGEAMAQAFQNAIRPPPPPQRTPLETMYNLKLDRFMGNEGHEGAEKWLDHIEKTFQVMQSQGNFPADRWVETTTWFLGREPAEYIDRKKQEFTLLKQKNMTAHEYYRKFTDLSSYDPDTAGNQGEMLRRFKLGYKKKWRTFASALPCADYHEFFEILVRMEDSDNLPSESEDNEDKNDGQKNDDKGKGISIPGPRKTQNFKKSGASSSSSSGGYSITGPRRGGGRFSGGPRFQRQRDSGGAGGSGAPGCRRCNFRHHGECMRGSGACFTCGQMGHRASQCPQGQQRPQQTTMPPPAPIQQSFGSGGYGQSSRGGAYHYQGDAAPYASGPYQYPHEPYPQSGYSQDFGGYSSYSSMPAGGSQWYQGGQPRQGEVATGGAGSSRHYPDVFPDDLSGLPPDREVEFSIDLLPVLFVRKKDGTLRLCIDYRQLNRLKIKEEDVPKTAFRTRYGHYEFLVMPFGLTNAPAAFIRLMNEVFQQYLDKFVIVFIDDILHNRVIAYASRQLKNHERNYPTHDLELAAIYHPGRANVVADALSRKPQGRLNALYASRVPLLAELRTTGVKLELEDRSGAFLASFQVRPVLIDRILEAQMVDEEIQEMVQLRSEGKKKDLRIRELDVREKYPLNKLARLFITKIVKYHGVPVNIISDRDPRFTSKFWVAFQEALGTQLLYSTAYHPQTDGQSERTIQTLEDMLRFSVLQFGDSWHDRLDLMEFAYNNSFHSSICMSPFEALYGRACRTPLCWSEVGERVLEGLEIVDETTQNIQVIKSNLKAAQDRQKSLADRHATDRVYNVGDWVFLKLSPWRGVVRFGKRGKLSPRYIGPYVIIERIGEVAYRLELPPELSKVHNVFHVSMLRHYISDPSHVIPP; via the exons atggttgagaaacgaaggagaacaagacGTTCAAAGTTTGGTCGGAAACCGGCCGCCGGAAAGTTCAGTCCGGCGAGCCCAAG aattatgccgcctcgtagagagcatAGGGAGTCCCGCCGTACTCCTGAACCTAATTTCCCGGATATCACTCAGTTAGGGGAAGCAATGGCCCAGGCTTTTCAGAATGCAATCCGTCCTCCTCCCCCACCTCAGAGGACACCCTTGGAGACCATGTACAATTTGAAACTGGATCGTTTTATGGGTAATGAAGGTCACGAGGGGGCAGAGAAATGGCTAGATCATATTGAAAAGACATTTCAGGTGATGCAAAGTCAGGGGAACTTTCCGGCTGATAGGTGGGTTGAGaccactacctggtttttgggtcgAGAGCCGGCAG AGTATATTGATCGCAAGAAACAGGAATTTACTCTATTGAAACAGAAGAATATGACAGCCCATGAGTACTACAGAAAATTTACTGATTTGTCTAGTTATGAccctgatacagctggtaatcagggaGAGATGCTTCGACGTTTCAAGTTGGGATATAAGAAAAAGTGGCGGACTTTTGCCAGTGCACTACCCTGCGCCGATTATCATGAGTTTTTCGAGATTTTGGTTAGGATGGAGGACTCTGATAATCTTCCCAGTGAGAGTGAGGATAACGAGGACAAGAATGACGGTCAAAAGAATGATGATAAAGGTAAGGGTATCTCTATTCCGGGACCTCGCAAGACGCAGAATTTTAAGAAGAGTGGGGCGAGTTCAAGTTCTTCTAGTGGTGGATATAGTATTACTGGCCCGAGGAGAGGtggtggtagattttctggtgggcctagatttcagaggcagagggattctggtggtgctggtggttctggCGCTCCGGGGTGCCGCCGTTGTAATTTTCGTCATCATGGTGAGTGTATGAGAGGTAGTGGTGCTTGTTTTACTTGTGGGCAAATGGGACATCGGGCTTCTCAGTGTCCCCAGGGTCAGCAGAGACCGCAGCAGACCactatgccacctccagcgccGATTCAGCAGAGCTTTGGATCAGGCGGTTATGGCCAGTCGAGTCGTGGTGGTGCCTACCACTACCAGGGGGATGCTGCTCCGTATGCTTCCGGACCTTATCAGTATCCCCATGAGCCTTATCCTCAGTCGGGGTATTCCCAGGATTTTGGGGgttattcttcttattcatctatgccagctggtggatctcagtggtatcagGGAGGTCAGCCCCGTCAGGGGGAAGTTGCTACTGGTGGTGCAGGATCATCGAG ACATTATCCTGATGTGTTTCCTGATGATTTGTCGGGGCTGCCGCCAGACAGAGAGGTGGAAttctctattgatttgcttccag tattatttgtgaggaagaaagatggaactctgagattatgcattgactataggcaattgaaccgg ttgaagattaaagaggAAGATGTACCTAAGACGGCTTTCCGAACCCGTTACGGACATTATGAATTTCTggttatgccatttgggttaactaatgcacctgcagctttcataAGGTTGatgaatgaggtattccagcaatatcttgataaatttgttattgtttttattgatgatattctg cataatagagtgattgcctatgcttctcggcagctgaaaaatcatgaaaggaaCTATCCcactcacgatcttgagttaGCAGCCATC tatcatccgggtcgtgctaatgtggtggctgatgcactaagtaggaaacctcaaggtagACTCAATGCCTTATATGCTagccgtgttcctcttcttgctgaattgaggacaactggagtaaagttggagttGGAAGATCGAAGTGGAGCctttcttgctagttttcaagtcaggccagttttgaTTGATCGCATACTCGAAGCTCAGATGGTGGATGAGGAAATTCAAGAAATGGTTCAGTTAAgaagtgaagggaaaaagaaagacctcaggattcgGGAATtagatg tgagggagaagtatcctctgaataaattggctaggTTGTTCAttacgaagattgtgaagtaccatggagttccagtgaatattatttctgatcgagacccaagatttacttctaaattctgggtggcttttcaggaagctcttggtacacAACTGCTTTAtagcactgcttatcatcctcaaactgatgggcaatcagagaggactattcagacgttggaggatatgttgagatttTCAGTGTTACAATTCGGTGATTCCTGGCATGATCGGCTGGACTTGATGGAGTTTGCCTACAATAACAGTTTTCACTCGAGCATTTGTATGTCACCAttcgaggcactttatggtagggcgtgtcgtacgccattatgttggtctgaggttggtgaaagGGTGTTAGAAGGCctagagattgtggatgagactactcaaaatattcaggtgattaagtctaacctgaaagcagcccaggatcgacagaagAGTTTAGCTGATCGACATGCCACTGATCGAGTGTATAATGTGGGCGATTGGGTgtttttgaaattgtcaccttggagaggtgtggtacgATTTGGAAAAAGAGGGAAGCTAAGTCCGAGATACATTGGACCCTATGTGATCATTGAAAGaattggtgaagttgcctaccggttggagttgcctccggaattatctaaggtccataatgtgttccacgtctctatgcttcgacattatatttctgatcctTCTCATGTGATCCCTCCTTAA